The Hymenobacter sp. 5317J-9 genome has a window encoding:
- a CDS encoding acetyl-CoA carboxylase carboxyltransferase subunit alpha encodes MLLDFEQPIAALEGKLLEMQKLAADSDVEVGAAVAALEKRIKDLKKETYANLTRWQRVQLSRHPDRPYTLDYIEGMAEKFVELHGDRTVGDDKAMVGGFGEINGQTVMFIGQQKGHNTKQRQYRNFGMPNPEGYRKALRLMKLAEKFNVPVVTLIDTPGAFPGLEAEERGQGEAIARNLKEMFMLKVPVVCVIIGEGASGGALGIAIGDRVLMLENTWYSVISPESCSSILWRSWDYKEQAAEALKLTATDMQKAGLVDGIVKEPLGGAHTDPERMIDTLKTTLLKTLKELADIPAAERISQRIDKFSAMGVVVE; translated from the coding sequence ATGCTCCTCGACTTTGAACAACCCATTGCTGCCCTCGAAGGCAAGCTCCTCGAAATGCAAAAGCTCGCTGCCGACAGCGACGTGGAAGTAGGCGCCGCCGTGGCCGCGCTGGAAAAGCGCATCAAAGACCTTAAGAAGGAAACCTACGCCAACCTTACCCGCTGGCAGCGCGTGCAGCTCTCGCGCCACCCCGACCGGCCCTATACGCTTGACTACATCGAAGGCATGGCCGAGAAGTTTGTGGAACTGCACGGCGACCGCACCGTTGGCGACGACAAGGCCATGGTGGGCGGCTTCGGCGAGATTAACGGCCAAACGGTCATGTTCATCGGCCAGCAAAAGGGCCACAACACCAAACAGCGCCAGTACCGCAACTTCGGCATGCCCAACCCCGAGGGCTACCGCAAGGCCCTGCGCCTGATGAAGCTGGCCGAGAAATTCAACGTGCCCGTGGTGACGCTCATCGACACGCCCGGCGCCTTTCCGGGCCTGGAGGCCGAGGAGCGGGGGCAGGGCGAGGCCATTGCCCGCAACCTGAAGGAAATGTTCATGCTGAAGGTGCCGGTGGTGTGCGTCATCATCGGCGAAGGGGCCAGCGGCGGCGCCCTGGGCATTGCCATTGGCGACCGGGTGCTGATGCTGGAAAACACGTGGTACTCGGTCATTTCGCCGGAGTCGTGCAGCAGCATCTTGTGGCGCTCCTGGGACTATAAGGAGCAGGCCGCCGAGGCCCTCAAGCTCACGGCCACCGACATGCAGAAGGCCGGCTTGGTCGACGGCATCGTGAAAGAGCCCCTGGGCGGCGCCCACACCGACCCGGAGCGCATGATTGACACCTTAAAAACCACGCTGCTCAAGACGCTGAAGGAGCTGGCCGACATCCCGGCCGCGGAACGGATTTCGCAGCGCATCGACAAGTTCTCGGCGATGGGCGTGGTGGTGGAGTAG